The Streptomyces sp. NBC_01275 genome has a segment encoding these proteins:
- a CDS encoding CU044_2847 family protein — protein sequence MGRLVEFPTADGSTVLVEVSDQSIGTVTRGINGSTISERAQQTFEEAVHRLQPAMQAVVSHLQSATQSPDEVQVEFGLNLHAQAGAFIAAASTTANFTVTLTWNRNEPRSSE from the coding sequence ATGGGACGACTTGTTGAATTCCCCACGGCGGACGGCAGTACCGTACTCGTCGAAGTCAGCGACCAATCGATCGGAACGGTGACGCGTGGGATCAATGGATCCACGATATCCGAACGCGCACAGCAGACCTTCGAGGAAGCCGTACACCGCCTGCAGCCGGCCATGCAGGCGGTAGTCTCCCATCTTCAATCAGCGACTCAGTCTCCCGACGAAGTCCAGGTCGAGTTCGGTCTCAACCTGCACGCCCAGGCAGGCGCTTTCATTGCCGCCGCCAGCACCACAGCCAATTTCACTGTCACCCTCACCTGGAACCGGAACGAGCCTCGATCCTCCGAATAG
- a CDS encoding thiamine pyrophosphate-binding protein: MTHDHDLVLRPTQAQIEAALHPPVGRNGGDLVVETLAGLGATTVFGLPGQHALGMFDALRRSSLRYVGLRVENNAGFAADAYGRITGEAAPLLLSTGPGALTSLAALQEAAAASAPVLAISSQIPTAGLGGGRHGYLHELPDQSASFRGVVKSVHTVRAQSQIPSALAEAWKSALTAPHGPVWVEIPQDVLLAETPLPVVTAVDATPEDLVPRPELTAVAADLLSRASRPAIIAGGGVIRADASKKLRHLAEKLQAPVVTTPGGKGAFPWTHPLSLQSWLEDRHTTDFLEDADVLLVVGSGLGELSSNYHTFAPRGRVIQIEADLGKLEANHPALGIHADAWHAVQALLETVTERADATAAERVRELLAKVRERIDAQELTLEQGVLESVRKALPADSPSFWDMTILAYWAWSAFDAKGPNHLHSAQGAGGLGYAFPAALGAAAADPTRPVLAVSGDGGALYSLAELATARQYDLDVTWLIIDDGGYGILREYMTDAFGETTATELTRPDYVALAESFGVPGVRTSPETLEADLTKALSTPGPSVVVLPAVLRMFAATHLG; the protein is encoded by the coding sequence GTGACCCACGACCACGACCTGGTGCTGCGCCCGACCCAGGCGCAGATCGAGGCCGCTCTGCACCCTCCCGTCGGCCGCAACGGCGGAGACCTGGTCGTGGAGACGTTGGCCGGCCTCGGCGCGACGACCGTCTTCGGCCTGCCGGGACAGCACGCGCTCGGCATGTTCGACGCCCTGCGCCGCTCGTCGCTGCGCTACGTCGGCCTGCGGGTGGAGAACAACGCGGGCTTCGCGGCGGACGCGTACGGCAGGATCACCGGCGAGGCGGCCCCGCTGCTGCTGTCGACGGGCCCGGGCGCGCTGACGTCCCTGGCGGCGCTCCAGGAGGCCGCCGCCGCCTCCGCCCCCGTGCTGGCGATCAGCAGCCAGATCCCGACGGCGGGCCTGGGCGGCGGCCGCCACGGCTATCTGCACGAACTCCCCGACCAGTCGGCCTCGTTCCGGGGCGTGGTGAAGTCGGTCCACACGGTCCGCGCCCAGTCCCAGATCCCGTCGGCGCTCGCGGAGGCCTGGAAGTCGGCGCTGACGGCTCCGCACGGCCCGGTCTGGGTGGAGATCCCCCAGGACGTGCTGCTGGCCGAGACCCCGCTCCCGGTGGTGACGGCGGTGGACGCGACGCCGGAGGACCTGGTCCCGCGCCCCGAACTGACGGCGGTGGCGGCCGACCTGCTGTCGCGCGCGTCCCGCCCGGCGATCATCGCGGGCGGCGGGGTGATCCGCGCCGACGCCTCGAAGAAGCTGCGGCACCTGGCGGAGAAGCTCCAGGCCCCGGTCGTCACGACCCCCGGCGGCAAGGGCGCGTTCCCCTGGACGCATCCCCTCTCGCTCCAGTCCTGGCTGGAGGACCGCCACACGACGGACTTCCTGGAGGACGCGGACGTACTGCTGGTGGTGGGTTCGGGCCTGGGTGAACTGTCGTCGAACTACCACACGTTCGCCCCGCGCGGCCGGGTGATCCAGATCGAGGCGGACCTCGGCAAACTGGAAGCGAACCACCCGGCGCTGGGCATCCACGCGGACGCGTGGCACGCGGTGCAGGCCCTGCTGGAGACGGTGACCGAGCGAGCGGACGCGACGGCGGCGGAGCGGGTACGGGAGCTGCTGGCGAAGGTCCGGGAACGCATCGACGCCCAGGAACTGACCCTGGAACAAGGCGTGTTGGAGTCGGTACGCAAGGCGCTGCCGGCCGACTCCCCGTCGTTCTGGGACATGACGATCCTCGCGTACTGGGCCTGGTCGGCCTTCGACGCGAAGGGCCCCAACCATCTCCACTCCGCCCAGGGCGCGGGCGGCCTCGGCTACGCCTTCCCGGCGGCGCTGGGCGCGGCGGCCGCGGACCCGACCCGCCCGGTCCTCGCCGTGTCGGGCGACGGCGGAGCCCTGTACTCCCTCGCCGAGTTGGCGACGGCCCGCCAGTACGACCTCGACGTCACCTGGCTCATCATCGACGACGGCGGCTACGGCATCCTCCGCGAGTACATGACGGACGCCTTCGGCGAGACGACGGCGACCGAACTGACCCGCCCCGACTATGTGGCCCTGGCGGAGTCCTTCGGGGTGCCGGGGGTACGGACGTCCCCGGAGACCTTGGAAGCGGACCTGACGAAGGCCCTCTCCACACCGGGACCGTCGGTGGTGGTCCTCCCGGCGGTGCTGCGGATGTTCGCGGCTACGCATCTGGGGTGA
- the speB gene encoding agmatinase: MSSNETPRGPVDSSRVPRYAGPATFARLPRLDEVGRADVAVVGVPFDSGVSYRPGARFGGNAIREASRLLRPYNPAQDASPFALAQVADGGDIAVNPFNINEAVETIEAAADDLLGTGARLMTLGGDHTIALPLLRSVAKKHGPVALLHFDAHLDTWDTYFGAEYTHGTPFRRAVEEGVLDTSALSHVGTRGPLYGKQDLTDDEKMGFGIVTSSDVYRRGADEVADQLRQRIGDRPLYISIDIDCLDPAHAPGTGTPEAGGMTSRELLEILRGLASCNLVSADVVEVAPAYDHAEITSVAASHTAYELTTIMSRQIAAARAAGKTAEETETK, translated from the coding sequence ATGAGCAGCAACGAGACGCCTCGCGGCCCCGTCGACTCGTCCCGCGTCCCGCGGTACGCCGGCCCCGCGACCTTCGCCCGGCTGCCCCGCCTCGACGAGGTCGGCCGCGCCGACGTCGCCGTGGTGGGCGTGCCGTTCGACTCGGGCGTCTCCTACCGGCCGGGTGCCCGCTTCGGCGGCAACGCGATCCGCGAGGCGTCCCGGCTGCTGCGGCCGTACAACCCGGCGCAGGACGCCTCCCCCTTCGCCCTCGCCCAGGTGGCGGACGGCGGGGACATCGCGGTGAACCCGTTCAACATCAACGAGGCCGTCGAGACGATCGAGGCCGCGGCGGACGACCTGCTCGGGACCGGGGCGAGGCTGATGACCCTCGGCGGCGACCACACCATCGCGCTCCCCCTGCTGCGTTCGGTCGCCAAGAAGCACGGCCCGGTGGCACTGCTGCACTTCGACGCGCACCTCGACACCTGGGACACGTACTTCGGCGCGGAGTACACCCACGGCACGCCGTTCCGGCGGGCGGTGGAGGAGGGCGTCCTCGACACGTCGGCGCTGTCGCACGTGGGTACGCGCGGGCCGCTGTACGGCAAGCAGGACCTCACGGACGACGAGAAGATGGGCTTCGGCATCGTGACGTCCTCCGACGTCTACCGGCGCGGCGCGGACGAGGTGGCCGACCAGCTGCGTCAGCGCATCGGCGACCGGCCCCTCTACATCTCGATCGACATCGACTGCCTGGACCCCGCGCACGCGCCCGGCACCGGGACCCCGGAGGCGGGCGGCATGACCTCCCGCGAGCTGCTGGAGATCCTGCGCGGCCTGGCGTCCTGCAACCTGGTCTCCGCCGACGTCGTCGAGGTGGCCCCCGCGTACGATCACGCCGAGATCACGTCGGTGGCCGCATCCCACACGGCGTACGAACTGACCACGATCATGTCCCGCCAGATCGCAGCGGCCCGTGCGGCGGGTAAGACGGCCGAGGAGACCGAGACCAAGTGA
- a CDS encoding sodium:solute symporter: MAVDYTVIVVYLAGMLAMGWWGMRRARSKSEFLVAGRRLGPVMYSGTMAAIVLGGASTIGGVGLGYQYGLSGAWMVFAIGLGLLALSVFFSARIARLKVYTVSEMLDLRYGGRAGVISGVVMWAYTLMLAVTSTIAYATIFDVLLDMNRTLAIVLGGSIVVAYSTLGGMWSITLTDMVQFVVKTIGVLLLLLPIAVVKAGGFGEMRAKLPTEYFDPLGIGGETIFTYVLIYTFGMLIGQDIWQRVFTARGDRTAKWGGTVAGTYCLVYALAGAVIGTAAKVLYPDLASADDAFATIVKDELPVGVRGLVLAAALAAVMSTSSGALIACATVANNDIWSRLRGVAGRASDDDERDEVRGNRAFILLMGVAVIGTAIALNNVVEALTVAYNLLVGGLLVPILGGLLWRRGTVQGALASVVVGGVTVITLMATFGILANEPVYYGLLASLAAYVAVSLATRPTDPAVLAAWRERLAGRTPGTTLSSPVPTPR; encoded by the coding sequence ATGGCCGTCGACTACACCGTGATCGTCGTCTATCTGGCCGGCATGCTGGCCATGGGCTGGTGGGGCATGCGCCGCGCCAGGTCGAAGAGCGAGTTCCTGGTCGCGGGCCGTCGGCTCGGGCCGGTGATGTACTCCGGCACCATGGCGGCGATCGTCCTCGGCGGCGCCTCGACCATCGGCGGCGTGGGCCTCGGCTACCAGTACGGCCTCTCCGGAGCCTGGATGGTCTTCGCCATCGGCCTCGGCCTGCTCGCCCTCTCCGTCTTCTTCTCGGCCCGCATCGCCCGCCTGAAGGTCTACACGGTCTCCGAGATGCTCGACCTGCGCTACGGCGGCCGGGCGGGCGTGATCTCGGGCGTCGTCATGTGGGCGTACACCCTGATGCTCGCCGTCACCTCGACCATCGCCTACGCCACGATCTTCGACGTCCTCCTCGACATGAACCGGACCCTCGCGATCGTCCTCGGCGGCTCGATCGTCGTCGCGTACTCGACGCTCGGCGGCATGTGGTCGATCACGCTGACGGACATGGTGCAGTTCGTCGTCAAGACGATCGGCGTGCTCCTGCTCCTGCTGCCCATCGCGGTCGTCAAGGCGGGCGGCTTCGGCGAGATGAGGGCGAAGCTGCCGACGGAGTACTTCGACCCGCTGGGCATCGGCGGCGAGACGATCTTCACCTACGTCCTGATCTATACGTTCGGCATGCTCATCGGCCAGGACATCTGGCAGCGCGTGTTCACCGCCCGCGGCGACCGGACGGCGAAGTGGGGCGGCACGGTGGCGGGTACGTACTGTCTCGTGTACGCGCTCGCCGGAGCGGTGATCGGTACGGCGGCCAAGGTGCTCTACCCGGACCTGGCCTCCGCGGACGACGCCTTCGCGACCATCGTGAAGGACGAACTCCCGGTCGGCGTACGGGGGTTGGTGCTGGCCGCCGCGCTGGCCGCGGTGATGTCGACGTCGTCCGGCGCGCTGATCGCCTGCGCGACCGTCGCCAACAACGACATCTGGTCGCGGCTGCGGGGCGTCGCCGGCCGGGCGTCCGACGACGACGAGCGGGACGAGGTCAGGGGCAACCGGGCCTTCATCCTCCTCATGGGCGTCGCGGTGATCGGCACGGCGATCGCGCTGAACAACGTGGTGGAGGCGCTGACCGTGGCGTACAACCTGCTCGTCGGCGGGCTGCTGGTGCCCATCCTCGGCGGACTGCTGTGGCGGCGCGGCACGGTCCAGGGCGCGCTCGCCTCGGTCGTGGTGGGCGGCGTCACGGTGATCACCCTGATGGCGACCTTCGGCATCCTCGCCAACGAGCCCGTCTACTACGGCCTCCTGGCCTCCCTCGCCGCCTACGTCGCCGTCTCCCTGGCCACCCGCCCGACCGACCCCGCCGTACTGGCCGCCTGGCGCGAGCGGCTGGCCGGGCGTACCCCCGGGACCACCCTCTCCTCGCCCGTCCCGACGCCCCGGTAA
- a CDS encoding helix-turn-helix domain-containing protein, with amino-acid sequence MPDPAVPPTPPVPLASLLAREDLALRQIAGPTDPGIVVHWAHTSEMADPYPYLLGGELLLTAGVHIPEAVGSGTYFDDYVSRVVAAGGAALGFGLAPVHDTVPRALVAACDAYGLPLLEVPPQTTFSGVARAVWQLMAQARLAELRRVTEAQQGLAAAAARPDPVPSVLRHLARRVGGRAVLFGPEGAEIAGAGQEPGAPVSHALAELAAVVTRRPSTGPHRTGPSTTGPNTTGPSATGPRSTGSSRTGPNTTAPSRTGTSLATTAVSGSAVSPPAASGTATSTTASGSATTASATTASGVHLAAYALGSGQGFVLGVAAPGREPGDHTIASVAAVLLSLLTGEHHSGSGAARSSALVRLLLGSPPEEVAPLLDGERGEGGERGEAGRRWLVVHARPEAQRPDPVAASALGAALGSPLVDLAADVVRVLVPAEREPAPQPGWTLGVSAPVGPRDWPAADAQAARALARAHAVRAPLVRHGGRAGLVELVPRDAAEAHARALLGPLADAPALGETLRAWLSLHGSWDRTAVALSVHRNTVRQRIARCAALLGADLDDPDVRMELWFALKQG; translated from the coding sequence ATGCCGGATCCCGCCGTGCCGCCCACTCCCCCCGTGCCCCTCGCGTCCCTCCTGGCCCGCGAGGACCTGGCCCTGCGCCAGATCGCCGGGCCCACCGATCCCGGCATCGTCGTCCACTGGGCGCACACCTCGGAGATGGCCGACCCGTACCCGTACCTCCTGGGCGGTGAGCTGCTGCTGACGGCCGGGGTGCACATTCCGGAGGCGGTCGGGTCGGGGACCTACTTCGACGACTACGTGTCCCGGGTCGTCGCGGCGGGCGGCGCGGCCCTCGGCTTCGGCCTGGCGCCGGTGCACGACACGGTGCCGCGCGCGCTGGTCGCGGCCTGCGACGCCTACGGACTCCCGCTCCTGGAGGTCCCTCCGCAGACCACGTTCTCGGGCGTGGCCCGCGCGGTCTGGCAGCTCATGGCCCAGGCCCGGCTGGCCGAGCTGCGCCGCGTCACCGAGGCCCAGCAGGGCCTGGCGGCGGCCGCGGCGCGCCCGGATCCGGTGCCTTCGGTGCTACGGCACCTGGCGCGACGGGTCGGCGGGCGGGCGGTGCTGTTCGGACCGGAGGGCGCGGAGATCGCGGGGGCGGGACAGGAGCCCGGCGCCCCGGTGAGCCACGCCCTGGCCGAGCTGGCCGCCGTGGTCACCCGCCGCCCCTCGACCGGCCCGCACCGCACCGGGCCCTCCACAACCGGCCCGAACACCACCGGGCCCTCCGCGACCGGCCCGCGCAGCACCGGATCCTCCCGGACCGGCCCGAACACCACCGCCCCCTCCCGGACCGGCACGAGCCTCGCGACGACCGCCGTCTCCGGTAGCGCCGTCTCCCCTCCCGCCGCCTCCGGTACGGCCACCTCCACCACCGCCTCCGGTAGCGCCACCACCGCCAGCGCCACCACCGCCTCCGGCGTCCATCTCGCCGCCTACGCCCTCGGATCCGGGCAGGGCTTCGTGCTGGGGGTCGCGGCCCCCGGGCGCGAACCCGGCGACCACACCATCGCCTCCGTCGCCGCCGTGCTGCTCTCCCTCCTCACCGGCGAGCACCACAGCGGCTCGGGAGCGGCCCGCTCCTCCGCCCTCGTACGGCTGCTGCTGGGCAGTCCGCCCGAGGAGGTGGCCCCGCTGCTCGACGGCGAGCGGGGCGAGGGAGGCGAGCGGGGCGAGGCCGGTCGGCGGTGGCTCGTGGTGCACGCCCGGCCGGAGGCGCAGCGGCCGGACCCCGTGGCGGCCTCGGCCCTCGGCGCGGCCCTCGGCTCCCCGCTGGTCGACCTCGCCGCCGACGTCGTACGCGTCCTCGTGCCGGCCGAGCGCGAACCCGCCCCGCAGCCCGGCTGGACCCTCGGGGTCAGCGCACCCGTCGGTCCGCGCGACTGGCCGGCCGCCGACGCCCAGGCCGCCCGTGCGCTGGCCCGGGCCCACGCCGTCCGCGCGCCGTTGGTCCGGCACGGGGGCCGGGCCGGGCTCGTCGAGCTCGTCCCGCGCGACGCGGCCGAGGCGCACGCCCGTGCCCTCCTAGGGCCGCTGGCCGACGCCCCGGCGCTCGGCGAGACGTTGCGCGCCTGGCTGTCCCTGCACGGCAGTTGGGACCGCACGGCGGTGGCGCTGTCGGTGCACCGCAACACCGTGCGGCAGCGGATCGCCCGCTGCGCGGCCCTGCTCGGCGCCGACCTGGACGACCCCGACGTACGCATGGAGCTGTGGTTCGCGCTGAAGCAGGGGTGA
- a CDS encoding phosphatase, with product MPIPGTPSRAELVDHLVKTRIAGDVATPRENNLSHYRQLANGVRNFWLGLELGDRWTDEQDVLAVMAERVGVNDDPEYRYGQDTIDPELTVDGLDRLAARLRKAADGQQRVLFATGHPGGLLDVHRATAAALRTAGCEILVIPDGLQTEEGYVMQFADVAMLEHGATLWHTHSGEPMRQILTALERAERPLPDLVVADHGWAGYAGQHGVDSVGYADSNDPALFLAEAEGTVQVTVPLDDHVVSPRYYDPLTAYLLAEAGLS from the coding sequence ATGCCGATACCCGGGACGCCCAGCCGCGCCGAACTCGTCGACCACCTCGTCAAGACCCGTATCGCCGGGGACGTCGCCACCCCGCGCGAGAACAACCTCTCCCACTACCGTCAGCTCGCCAACGGCGTCCGCAACTTCTGGCTCGGCCTGGAACTCGGCGACCGTTGGACCGACGAGCAGGACGTGCTCGCGGTGATGGCGGAGCGGGTCGGCGTGAACGACGATCCCGAGTACCGCTACGGCCAGGACACCATCGACCCCGAGCTGACGGTCGACGGCCTGGACCGGCTGGCGGCGCGGCTGCGCAAGGCCGCCGACGGACAGCAGCGGGTGCTGTTCGCCACCGGTCACCCGGGCGGTCTGCTCGACGTGCACCGCGCCACGGCCGCCGCCCTGCGCACGGCCGGCTGCGAGATCCTCGTCATCCCGGACGGGCTGCAGACGGAGGAGGGGTACGTCATGCAGTTCGCGGACGTGGCGATGCTGGAGCACGGCGCGACGCTGTGGCACACCCACTCGGGCGAGCCGATGCGCCAGATCCTCACCGCTCTGGAGCGCGCCGAGCGCCCGCTGCCCGACCTGGTCGTCGCCGACCACGGCTGGGCGGGCTACGCCGGCCAGCACGGCGTCGACTCCGTCGGATACGCCGACTCCAACGACCCGGCGCTGTTCCTCGCCGAGGCCGAGGGCACCGTCCAGGTCACGGTCCCCCTCGACGACCACGTCGTCAGCCCCCGCTACTACGACCCGCTGACGGCGTATCTCCTGGCGGAGGCGGGGCTCTCCTAG
- a CDS encoding maleylpyruvate isomerase N-terminal domain-containing protein, with protein MTVTEESWNQYGARLRQAYAEAVAGVADLLAAPAVATAWNRPSALADLGVGGLAGHAVRQDLGLPDLLAGPEPQEPVISLREYYVERVTWLDAGVDGAVNRRIRASGEETAADGHGALLARLRGTVVRLREELPHAPAARPVRMASWGDWSLDLDDFLLTRLMELVVHADDLAYSVGLPNPPFPERVTAPVVDLLARLAVRRHGTAAVIRGLARAERAPASIAGV; from the coding sequence ATGACCGTCACGGAAGAGTCGTGGAACCAGTACGGCGCACGCCTGCGGCAGGCCTACGCGGAGGCCGTCGCCGGGGTCGCCGACCTGCTCGCCGCCCCCGCCGTCGCCACCGCCTGGAACCGGCCCAGCGCACTGGCCGACCTCGGCGTCGGCGGCCTCGCCGGGCACGCCGTCCGCCAGGACCTCGGCCTGCCGGACCTGCTCGCCGGCCCCGAGCCCCAGGAACCCGTGATCTCCCTGCGGGAGTACTACGTCGAGCGGGTCACCTGGCTGGACGCCGGTGTCGACGGCGCCGTCAACCGGCGCATCCGCGCGAGCGGCGAGGAGACGGCGGCGGACGGACACGGGGCGCTTCTGGCGCGCCTGCGCGGGACGGTCGTACGACTGCGGGAGGAGCTGCCGCACGCACCCGCCGCGCGGCCCGTCCGGATGGCGTCCTGGGGCGACTGGTCCCTCGACCTCGACGACTTCCTGCTCACCCGGCTGATGGAACTCGTCGTCCACGCGGACGACCTGGCGTACAGCGTCGGGCTGCCGAACCCGCCGTTCCCGGAGCGGGTCACCGCCCCGGTGGTGGACCTGCTGGCCCGGCTCGCGGTGCGCCGGCACGGCACCGCGGCCGTGATCCGGGGGCTCGCCCGCGCCGAGCGCGCCCCCGCCTCGATCGCGGGCGTCTGA
- a CDS encoding acyl-CoA thioesterase II, which yields MSQALHDLLDLLDLEQIEENIFRGQSRSAVVPRVFGGQVAAQALVAAGRTVSEDRLAHSLHAYFLRPGDPGAPIVYTVDRMNDGRSFTARRVLAVQHGQPIFALSASFQRYEEGFEHQAPMPPAPDPVTLPTSAERLRGYDHLDPEVVEKFLEAREAVDLRYVDEPPYGQYGEPREPHSQVWFRANGKLADDPLLHVVLATYVSDMTLLDSILLAHGRGGWAVGDVVGASLDHAMWFHRPFRADEWLLYDQESPSAHGGRGLGQARIYTQDGRLAVSVVQEGVVRAPRER from the coding sequence ATGAGTCAGGCACTACACGATCTCCTCGATCTCCTCGACCTGGAGCAGATCGAGGAGAACATCTTCCGCGGCCAGTCCCGGTCCGCCGTCGTCCCCCGGGTCTTCGGCGGGCAGGTCGCGGCCCAGGCGCTCGTCGCCGCCGGGCGGACGGTCTCCGAGGACCGCCTCGCCCACTCCCTGCACGCGTACTTCCTGCGCCCCGGCGACCCCGGCGCGCCCATCGTCTACACGGTCGACCGCATGAACGACGGCCGTTCCTTCACCGCGCGCCGCGTCCTCGCCGTCCAGCACGGCCAGCCGATCTTCGCCCTCTCCGCCTCCTTCCAGCGGTACGAGGAGGGCTTCGAGCACCAGGCCCCCATGCCGCCGGCCCCGGACCCGGTCACACTCCCCACCTCCGCGGAGCGGCTGCGCGGCTACGACCACCTCGACCCCGAGGTCGTCGAGAAGTTCCTGGAGGCCCGTGAGGCGGTCGACCTGCGCTACGTCGACGAGCCGCCCTACGGCCAGTACGGCGAGCCGCGCGAACCGCACTCCCAGGTGTGGTTCCGCGCCAACGGCAAGCTGGCCGACGACCCGCTCCTGCACGTCGTCCTCGCCACCTACGTCTCCGACATGACCCTCCTCGACTCGATCCTCCTCGCGCACGGCCGCGGCGGCTGGGCGGTCGGGGACGTGGTCGGGGCCTCGCTGGACCACGCGATGTGGTTCCACCGGCCCTTCCGCGCCGACGAATGGCTCCTCTACGACCAGGAGTCCCCGTCGGCCCACGGCGGCCGCGGCCTCGGCCAGGCCCGCATCTACACGCAGGACGGACGCCTCGCCGTCTCGGTCGTCCAGGAAGGCGTGGTCCGCGCACCTCGGGAGCGCTGA
- a CDS encoding acyl-CoA dehydrogenase family protein, which yields MRRTVFDEDHEAFRETLRAFIEAEVVPVYDEWFAAGQAPRDFYYKLAELGVFGIRVDEEYGGAGIDSYKFEAVLYEETARAGVSFGGSGVHVLLGLPYIKLLATDEQKKRFLPKFVSGEEMWAIAMTEPGTGSDLAGMKSTAKLSEDGTHYVLNGSKTFITGGVHADRMIVCARTSAPTAEDRRHGISLFVVDTKAEGYSVGRKLDKLGLKTSDTAELAFVDVKVPVEDLLGEENKGFYYLGHNLASERWGIAYGAYAQAKAAVRFAKQYVQERVVFGKPVAHFQNTKFELAACQAEVDAAEAVADRATEALDAGELTPAEAASAKLFCTEVAHRVIDRCLQLHGGYGFMNEYPIARLYADNRVNRIYGGTSEIMKSIIAKDMGL from the coding sequence GTGCGCCGTACCGTATTTGACGAGGATCACGAGGCGTTCCGGGAGACCCTCCGGGCCTTCATCGAGGCCGAGGTCGTCCCCGTCTACGACGAGTGGTTCGCCGCCGGCCAGGCGCCGCGCGACTTCTACTACAAGCTCGCCGAGCTGGGCGTCTTCGGCATCCGCGTCGACGAGGAGTACGGCGGCGCCGGCATCGACTCCTACAAGTTCGAGGCCGTCCTGTACGAGGAGACCGCGCGCGCGGGCGTCTCCTTCGGCGGCTCCGGCGTGCACGTGCTGCTCGGCCTGCCGTACATCAAGCTGCTCGCCACCGACGAGCAGAAGAAGCGCTTCCTGCCGAAGTTCGTCTCCGGCGAGGAGATGTGGGCGATCGCGATGACCGAGCCGGGCACCGGCTCCGACCTCGCGGGCATGAAGAGCACCGCCAAGCTCTCCGAGGACGGCACGCACTACGTCCTCAACGGCTCCAAGACCTTCATCACCGGCGGCGTCCACGCCGACCGCATGATCGTCTGCGCCCGTACCTCCGCGCCCACCGCCGAGGACCGCCGTCACGGCATCTCCCTCTTCGTCGTGGACACCAAGGCCGAGGGCTACTCCGTCGGCCGCAAGCTGGACAAGCTCGGCCTGAAGACCTCCGACACCGCCGAGCTGGCGTTCGTCGACGTCAAGGTGCCCGTCGAGGACCTGCTGGGCGAGGAGAACAAGGGCTTCTACTACCTCGGCCACAACCTGGCCTCCGAGCGCTGGGGCATCGCCTACGGCGCGTACGCGCAGGCCAAGGCCGCCGTCCGGTTCGCCAAGCAGTACGTGCAGGAGCGGGTCGTCTTCGGCAAGCCGGTCGCGCACTTCCAGAACACCAAGTTCGAGCTGGCCGCCTGCCAGGCCGAGGTGGACGCGGCCGAGGCCGTCGCCGACCGCGCCACGGAGGCCCTGGACGCGGGCGAGCTGACCCCGGCCGAGGCCGCCAGCGCCAAGCTGTTCTGCACCGAGGTCGCGCACCGCGTCATCGATCGCTGCCTCCAGCTGCACGGCGGCTACGGCTTCATGAACGAGTACCCGATCGCCCGCCTGTACGCGGACAACCGCGTCAACCGCATCTACGGCGGCACCAGCGAGATCATGAAGTCGATCATCGCGAAGGACATGGGCCTGTAA
- a CDS encoding TetR/AcrR family transcriptional regulator — MATRTDAPTRREQILKEAARLFAERGFHGVGVDEIGAAVGISGPGLYRHFPGKDAMLAELLVGISGQLLTGAKRRLQEADGAGPEPALDSLIEGHIDFALDDRPLITLHDRELDRLRDSDRKLVRQLQRQYVELWVEVVREVYPALAEPAARSAVHSVFGLLNSTPHLGRPGALPGRAVTAELLHRMARGAFAAAGA; from the coding sequence ATGGCCACCAGAACCGACGCACCCACCCGCCGCGAGCAGATCCTCAAGGAGGCCGCGCGGCTGTTCGCCGAGCGCGGTTTCCACGGTGTCGGGGTGGACGAGATAGGGGCCGCGGTCGGCATCAGCGGCCCCGGTCTCTACCGGCACTTCCCCGGCAAGGACGCGATGCTCGCCGAGCTCCTGGTCGGCATCAGCGGCCAGCTGCTGACCGGCGCGAAGCGCCGCCTCCAGGAGGCCGACGGGGCGGGTCCCGAGCCGGCCTTGGACTCTCTCATCGAGGGCCATATCGACTTCGCCCTCGACGACCGCCCGCTGATCACGCTGCACGACCGGGAGCTGGACCGCCTGCGCGACAGCGACCGCAAGCTGGTGCGCCAGCTCCAGCGGCAGTACGTCGAGCTGTGGGTGGAGGTCGTCCGGGAGGTGTACCCGGCCCTCGCCGAGCCCGCCGCCCGCTCGGCCGTCCACTCGGTCTTCGGCCTGCTGAACTCCACCCCCCACCTGGGCCGCCCGGGCGCCCTGCCGGGCCGCGCGGTCACCGCGGAGCTGCTGCACCGGATGGCCAGGGGGGCCTTCGCGGCCGCCGGGGCGTGA